A genomic region of Mesorhizobium sp. NZP2077 contains the following coding sequences:
- a CDS encoding serine kinase — MAYGLTFGSEVLLPELEPMAMAPAVADIMINVGPLPQHSADAAAAFHFEAHRQYLTWQTVGAFLISDASRIDVDPAPGVDDALIAFPLLGPVLALLLHQRGLLVLHASAIAVGGKSAIFMGDKGAGKSTTAGAMIRAGHDLLTDDVVALDVSKPLDPMIVPGFPQLKLASDAAAAISLKEAEVRPLVHPAIDKTQHRLRGAFSSDMVPVTRIYILERGARAAILPLPSVASLPAIIKFSYVTRFGRSALPSDFAATHLRQCAQLAAHVGVCRLEVPTGLDRLGEAVDLIEADLSFDNALD, encoded by the coding sequence ATGGCCTATGGCCTGACGTTCGGTTCGGAGGTGCTGCTACCCGAGTTGGAGCCAATGGCGATGGCGCCGGCGGTCGCCGATATAATGATAAACGTTGGCCCCCTGCCGCAACACTCTGCCGATGCCGCAGCCGCCTTCCATTTCGAGGCGCACCGACAGTATTTGACGTGGCAGACGGTAGGGGCGTTCCTGATAAGCGATGCCAGCAGGATCGATGTCGATCCGGCGCCTGGCGTCGACGACGCCTTGATCGCCTTTCCCCTGCTGGGGCCGGTCCTGGCGCTCCTGCTGCACCAACGCGGGCTACTCGTCTTGCATGCCAGCGCTATTGCGGTTGGCGGCAAAAGCGCGATTTTCATGGGCGACAAGGGCGCCGGCAAATCAACGACCGCGGGAGCCATGATCCGCGCCGGGCATGACTTGCTGACCGATGACGTGGTTGCGCTTGATGTATCCAAACCCCTCGATCCGATGATCGTGCCGGGCTTTCCACAGCTTAAGCTGGCCTCGGACGCGGCCGCGGCGATCTCGCTCAAAGAGGCGGAGGTACGGCCGCTGGTGCATCCGGCAATCGACAAAACGCAGCATCGTCTCCGTGGAGCATTTTCCAGCGACATGGTTCCGGTGACCCGGATATATATTCTCGAACGGGGCGCACGAGCAGCGATTCTGCCTTTGCCGAGCGTCGCCTCGCTGCCAGCGATCATCAAATTCTCGTACGTGACGCGCTTCGGCCGGTCCGCCCTGCCAAGTGATTTCGCGGCGACCCATCTTCGTCAATGCGCGCAACTGGCCGCCCATGTAGGTGTATGCCGGCTCGAAGTGCCGACAGGCCTCGACAGGCTAGGCGAGGCCGTGGATCTGATCGAGGCGGATTTGAGCTTCGACAACGCATTGGATTGA
- a CDS encoding ABC transporter ATP-binding protein → MANRSPFHLILFRQIAGFGAAMARIGGHRTWAALIFLILGSLTEGISILLLVPVMQLVGRSDQNYAIRLPDSDITRWMSPDGTVQLATVLVGLVGLVTLQAAFNRFKSLYMARLLYDFINRLRIDLFESIGKARWGIFTRIRSSDLDHALTGDIDRVQATAFSLLMMVQTSVLLAGYLVVSLFISPAMTSIAIAIGIVMFLVLRPFRARAAAFGQLLTTNRQDQYRTVAEFLSGIKVAKSLNVEASYFAQLRSILERMKVDNIDYVRNSTIGTALFQVASVIGLSLFIHVALVRFNLSLAEIVVLLLVFMRIAPRFMELQAQSQQVLINLPAYASMRSLQARFDAEREPGHAEFEDAGKLSLDTGLNIRGVSFAYGDAAEKAVVSGITFGLPAGKVTALIGPSGSGKSTIADMLLGLLEPTIGKILVDGVEIDASNRRRWRDQVAYVPQDVFLLHDTIAANLRLAAPRASDDELWTALRAAHAGEFVERLDQRLDTIVGDRGVRLSGGERQRIALARALLRKPSLLILDEATSALDWQNQSLIARSIDGLRGAMTILTIAHRPSMIAFADWVVAMEDGRVVEVGQYQRLKAKPGSRLSRMLSGEQSETEPANVA, encoded by the coding sequence ATGGCAAATAGATCCCCATTTCATCTGATACTGTTTCGACAAATCGCTGGATTTGGCGCTGCCATGGCTCGGATCGGCGGCCATAGAACGTGGGCAGCGTTGATTTTCCTCATCCTGGGAAGTCTGACCGAAGGCATCTCGATCCTGCTTCTGGTTCCCGTGATGCAGCTCGTTGGCCGATCCGACCAGAACTATGCGATCAGGCTCCCAGACAGCGACATCACGCGCTGGATGTCGCCTGACGGCACGGTGCAACTTGCGACCGTGCTTGTCGGCCTTGTCGGCCTTGTCACGCTGCAGGCGGCCTTCAACCGCTTCAAGTCGCTCTACATGGCCAGGCTTCTCTACGATTTCATCAACCGCCTGCGCATCGACCTGTTCGAGAGCATCGGAAAGGCCCGCTGGGGTATTTTCACCCGTATACGAAGCTCCGACCTCGACCATGCCCTGACGGGCGACATTGACCGCGTGCAGGCCACGGCGTTCTCATTGCTGATGATGGTCCAGACATCCGTGCTGTTGGCGGGCTATCTCGTGGTCTCGCTCTTCATCTCGCCGGCAATGACATCCATCGCGATTGCGATCGGCATCGTCATGTTCCTGGTGCTTCGGCCGTTCCGAGCGCGTGCTGCCGCGTTCGGACAGCTGTTGACGACCAATCGCCAGGACCAGTACCGGACGGTTGCGGAATTTCTGAGCGGCATCAAGGTTGCAAAGAGCCTGAACGTCGAGGCCTCCTATTTCGCGCAGCTTCGGTCGATCCTCGAAAGGATGAAAGTCGACAATATCGATTATGTGCGCAACAGCACGATCGGCACCGCGCTGTTCCAGGTGGCGAGCGTCATCGGCCTCAGCCTGTTCATCCACGTGGCGCTGGTCCGCTTCAACCTGTCACTGGCTGAAATCGTTGTCCTGCTCCTTGTCTTCATGCGCATCGCGCCGCGTTTCATGGAGTTGCAGGCGCAATCGCAGCAGGTTCTGATCAACCTGCCGGCCTATGCATCGATGCGCAGCCTGCAGGCGCGGTTCGATGCCGAGCGCGAACCTGGCCATGCCGAATTCGAGGACGCCGGCAAGCTATCTCTCGATACGGGCCTGAACATTCGGGGCGTCTCTTTCGCCTATGGAGATGCCGCCGAAAAGGCGGTGGTGAGCGGCATCACGTTCGGCCTGCCCGCCGGCAAGGTCACCGCCCTGATCGGCCCATCGGGATCGGGCAAGAGCACGATCGCTGACATGCTACTCGGTCTGCTCGAACCGACCATCGGCAAGATCCTCGTCGACGGCGTCGAAATCGATGCCAGCAATCGCCGGCGCTGGCGCGATCAGGTGGCCTATGTGCCGCAGGACGTGTTCCTGCTGCATGACACGATCGCGGCGAACCTGCGACTGGCAGCACCGCGGGCCAGCGACGACGAGTTGTGGACCGCGCTGCGCGCCGCGCATGCGGGCGAGTTCGTCGAGCGGCTCGACCAGCGGCTCGACACGATCGTCGGCGACCGCGGCGTGCGCCTCTCTGGCGGCGAGCGTCAGCGCATCGCGCTGGCGCGTGCGCTGCTGCGCAAGCCGTCGCTGCTCATCCTCGACGAAGCGACCAGCGCGCTCGACTGGCAGAACCAGTCGCTGATCGCCAGGTCGATCGACGGGTTGCGCGGCGCGATGACCATCCTGACCATCGCGCACCGGCCGTCGATGATCGCCTTCGCCGACTGGGTGGTGGCGATGGAAGACGGCCGTGTCGTGGAAGTTGGGCAGTATCAGCGATTGAAGGCGAAGCCGGGGAGCCGGCTGTCCAGGATGCTGTCGGGGGAACAGTCGGAAACCGAACCCGCCAATGTGGCGTGA
- a CDS encoding exopolysaccharide production repressor exox, whose product MSLPKFIVGMVFALAIVVAWSWLGGASLGTTLLRVIICAMVIQAGYFVLVYAMIARSVPTPADRLREAERKLSSPDVTEGEKLGSARRSLH is encoded by the coding sequence ATGTCACTTCCAAAATTCATCGTCGGGATGGTTTTCGCTCTTGCGATCGTCGTCGCCTGGTCTTGGCTTGGCGGCGCTTCGCTCGGCACGACGCTGCTGCGCGTCATCATCTGTGCCATGGTCATCCAGGCCGGCTATTTCGTCCTCGTCTACGCCATGATCGCCAGGAGTGTGCCGACGCCGGCCGATAGGCTACGCGAAGCCGAGAGAAAGCTAAGCTCGCCCGATGTGACCGAAGGTGAGAAGCTGGGCAGCGCCCGGCGTAGCCTGCATTAG
- a CDS encoding sugar transferase: protein MRDIAKSATADFSQPDTDFPPPIGGLIKRSFDIAGSLAGLIALSPLFVMIALLVKFSDGGSIFYGHRRIGRGGRIFPCLKFRTMVPDGDKVLAAYLATNPDANAEWIATRKLKNDPRVTRVGAVLRKLSLDELPQIINILQGDMSLVGPRPVVRDELEIYGSAAVYYLKSRPGLTGLWQVSGRNDVSYDSRVAFDRHYVENWSLFGDVRIIIKTVPAVWMSRGSY, encoded by the coding sequence ATGAGGGATATTGCCAAGTCGGCCACGGCGGACTTTTCGCAGCCTGACACCGACTTTCCGCCGCCGATCGGCGGCCTCATCAAGCGCAGCTTCGACATTGCCGGTTCACTGGCTGGTCTGATCGCTCTCAGCCCGCTGTTCGTCATGATAGCGTTGCTGGTCAAGTTTTCCGACGGTGGATCGATTTTCTACGGTCATCGGAGAATCGGTCGCGGCGGACGGATTTTTCCGTGCCTGAAATTCCGCACCATGGTTCCGGACGGCGACAAGGTGCTGGCCGCCTATCTCGCCACCAATCCGGACGCCAACGCGGAATGGATAGCGACCCGCAAGCTGAAGAACGATCCGCGCGTCACCCGTGTCGGCGCGGTGTTGCGGAAGCTCAGCCTCGACGAACTGCCGCAGATCATCAACATCCTGCAGGGCGATATGAGCCTTGTCGGGCCTCGCCCGGTGGTGCGCGATGAGCTGGAAATCTACGGCAGCGCCGCCGTCTACTATCTGAAGTCGCGGCCCGGCCTGACCGGCCTGTGGCAGGTCAGCGGCCGCAACGACGTCTCCTACGACAGCCGCGTCGCCTTCGACCGCCACTATGTCGAGAACTGGTCGCTCTTCGGCGACGTGCGCATCATCATCAAGACAGTGCCGGCCGTCTGGATGTCACGCGGCTCTTACTGA
- a CDS encoding polysaccharide biosynthesis/export family protein, giving the protein MFEAFGSGRFSGRSRLMATCLAVSLAFLPQLATADEYHLGSQDKLTIRIAEWQTVEGTFRDWTAVNGQYTVGPGGTLSVPFVGELPAAGKTTAEVAAAIGEALQRKLALSDKPEASVEMAQFRPFYISGEVQNPGQFPYVPDLTVLKAISVAGGIRRSADYGPQLGKDLVTAKGNFDISDDQRVRLLVRRARIDADLAGKASFEAPKEAEGDPRLPTIVADEMTILTADQKALKLKLEALDDLKGVLQAEIESLQKKIVNQQKQVDLAQQQLASIGPLAQKGLVANSRLLDSQQSVTDLQGKILDYETAILTAKQAISKATQDAIDAQNTLSSTLAADRQQTEADLNEAALKVNMQKGLIAQASDPATTAAITGDQQPTLLYALVRNVEGKTSEIAAKEETPVLPGDVIKVKLAPLASQ; this is encoded by the coding sequence ATGTTCGAAGCCTTTGGCAGTGGCCGCTTTTCCGGCCGCTCTCGGCTCATGGCCACATGCCTTGCGGTGTCGCTTGCTTTTCTTCCCCAGCTCGCAACGGCCGATGAATACCATCTCGGCTCGCAGGACAAGCTCACCATCCGGATCGCCGAATGGCAGACCGTCGAAGGCACGTTCAGGGACTGGACAGCGGTCAATGGCCAATACACGGTCGGCCCGGGCGGAACGCTGTCGGTGCCTTTCGTCGGCGAGTTGCCAGCGGCCGGCAAGACCACAGCCGAAGTCGCGGCGGCGATCGGCGAGGCGCTACAGCGCAAGCTCGCTTTGTCGGACAAGCCCGAAGCATCGGTCGAAATGGCGCAATTCCGGCCGTTCTACATTTCGGGCGAAGTGCAGAATCCCGGCCAGTTTCCCTATGTGCCCGATCTGACGGTGCTGAAAGCAATCAGCGTCGCCGGCGGCATCAGGCGCAGCGCCGACTACGGGCCTCAGCTCGGCAAGGACCTGGTCACGGCCAAGGGCAATTTCGATATCTCCGACGACCAGCGCGTGCGGCTGCTCGTTAGGCGCGCCCGCATCGATGCCGATCTGGCCGGCAAGGCGAGCTTCGAGGCGCCGAAGGAGGCCGAGGGCGACCCGAGGCTGCCGACCATCGTAGCCGACGAGATGACGATCCTAACGGCAGACCAGAAGGCGCTGAAGCTGAAGCTCGAGGCGCTCGACGATCTTAAGGGTGTCCTGCAGGCCGAAATCGAATCGCTGCAGAAGAAGATCGTCAATCAGCAGAAGCAGGTCGACCTGGCGCAGCAGCAGCTCGCCAGCATCGGTCCGCTGGCGCAGAAGGGCCTGGTCGCCAATTCGCGGCTGTTGGATTCGCAGCAGTCCGTCACCGACCTGCAGGGCAAGATTCTGGACTACGAGACGGCCATCCTCACCGCCAAGCAGGCGATCAGCAAAGCGACGCAGGACGCCATCGATGCCCAGAACACGTTGAGCTCGACCCTCGCCGCCGACCGCCAGCAGACCGAAGCTGACCTGAACGAGGCCGCGCTGAAGGTGAATATGCAGAAGGGCCTGATCGCCCAGGCCAGCGATCCCGCGACGACGGCCGCCATCACCGGCGACCAGCAACCCACCCTTCTCTACGCGCTGGTGCGAAATGTCGAGGGCAAGACCAGCGAAATCGCCGCCAAGGAAGAGACGCCGGTGCTGCCCGGCGATGTGATCAAGGTCAAGCTGGCGCCGCTGGCCAGCCAGTAG
- a CDS encoding acyltransferase: MNVYRIRRYLKGSIFTLVWRVRGIKIADRVSVLGMPPHIAGKGGIEIGSRVSFRGFGSRSWFHVSGKGKLAIGSRSFINSGVMIDAALRVSIGKNCLIGDCVVIQDSNYHEIDEGSGVKTKAVLIGDNVWIGRNSIILPGVELGDHSVIGAGSVVTKSVPARSLVAGNPARILREVVASPDYIRT, translated from the coding sequence GTGAACGTCTACCGCATTCGAAGATATTTGAAGGGTTCGATCTTCACGCTCGTCTGGAGGGTGAGAGGCATAAAGATTGCCGATCGGGTTTCCGTGTTGGGAATGCCGCCTCACATCGCCGGAAAAGGCGGAATAGAAATTGGCTCGCGTGTCTCATTTCGCGGTTTCGGATCGCGTTCTTGGTTTCATGTGTCGGGCAAAGGCAAGCTGGCTATCGGTTCGAGATCGTTCATCAACAGCGGCGTCATGATCGATGCCGCGCTCCGCGTGAGCATCGGGAAAAACTGTCTTATTGGCGATTGCGTCGTCATCCAGGATTCGAACTATCACGAGATCGACGAAGGCTCGGGCGTCAAGACCAAAGCCGTCCTCATCGGCGACAATGTATGGATCGGTCGAAATTCCATCATTCTACCCGGTGTCGAACTTGGGGACCACAGCGTCATTGGCGCCGGATCGGTCGTCACCAAGAGCGTTCCTGCGCGAAGCCTAGTGGCAGGAAATCCTGCCCGGATCTTGCGCGAGGTCGTGGCATCCCCGGATTACATCCGTACCTGA
- a CDS encoding O-antigen ligase, which produces MKIPKSLLVDPEKNSVYGAFAVAVSIWAFSYSVIFGQVLILAYYAVWLPLILLDYRRFLRQLSSSWLPLLFAAYVCFSVFWSQAPGVTARTAVQYLSHIACAYVAARTVSVRTLTLGALIGIFVVMLYSLKVGAYSEDVLDGSYNFVGAFASKNQIGFVASLGIYFSVAYLAFYRRGRLSLILALPVVILSAYLLALSHSATSMASIPAVLALVALLAITKLLPRRYRRVIFVVGAGLLVVAVFVALNLGLMDFVLGIFGKDSTLTGRTYLWDQGWSTAQRSPILGVGYAAYWVQGFAEAERLWNEFYITSRTGFHFHNTYIEALVELGFVGAVMISLIILRTLVGHVTAVIFRTWQIEPVILAGMMVLLVIRSFVEVDILNPYIMGSFLLYYSHFRLARVPVTRTRWARAGFVESGGAEKSGLPGGFDQGALRP; this is translated from the coding sequence ATGAAAATTCCAAAGTCCCTACTCGTCGATCCCGAGAAGAACTCGGTCTATGGCGCCTTTGCCGTTGCGGTGTCGATCTGGGCGTTCTCCTATTCCGTCATTTTCGGCCAAGTGCTGATCCTGGCTTACTATGCCGTCTGGCTTCCGCTCATCCTGCTCGACTACCGGCGCTTCCTGCGGCAGCTCTCCAGCTCCTGGCTGCCGCTACTGTTCGCGGCCTATGTCTGCTTCTCCGTCTTCTGGTCGCAGGCACCCGGCGTCACCGCCAGAACGGCGGTGCAGTACCTTTCCCACATTGCCTGTGCCTATGTAGCGGCGCGCACCGTCAGCGTGCGGACTCTGACGCTGGGCGCGCTGATCGGCATATTCGTCGTCATGCTCTACTCGCTCAAGGTAGGAGCCTATTCCGAGGACGTTCTCGACGGCAGCTATAATTTCGTCGGCGCTTTCGCCTCCAAGAACCAGATCGGTTTTGTCGCCTCGCTGGGTATCTATTTCAGCGTCGCATACCTTGCCTTTTATCGGCGCGGTCGGCTGAGCCTGATCTTGGCTTTGCCCGTCGTGATCTTGTCGGCGTATCTTCTGGCGCTCTCCCATTCCGCCACGTCGATGGCCTCGATACCTGCGGTGTTGGCGCTGGTGGCCCTTCTCGCCATCACCAAGCTGCTGCCGAGACGCTATCGCCGGGTCATTTTCGTCGTTGGCGCGGGCCTGCTGGTCGTGGCGGTCTTTGTCGCCCTTAATCTCGGTCTGATGGATTTTGTTCTCGGCATCTTCGGCAAGGATTCGACGCTGACGGGGCGGACTTATCTCTGGGACCAGGGCTGGAGCACCGCGCAGCGGTCACCGATCCTTGGTGTCGGCTATGCAGCCTACTGGGTGCAGGGCTTTGCCGAAGCCGAGCGGCTGTGGAACGAATTCTACATCACCTCGCGCACGGGCTTTCATTTCCATAACACCTATATCGAAGCCCTCGTCGAACTTGGCTTCGTTGGCGCGGTGATGATTTCGCTGATTATACTGCGCACGCTGGTCGGTCACGTCACCGCGGTGATCTTCAGGACATGGCAGATCGAGCCGGTGATCCTTGCAGGCATGATGGTGCTGTTGGTGATCCGGTCATTCGTCGAGGTCGATATCCTCAATCCCTACATCATGGGCTCGTTCTTGCTATATTACAGTCACTTCAGGCTGGCGCGCGTGCCTGTTACCCGCACGCGATGGGCGCGGGCCGGCTTCGTGGAGTCCGGTGGCGCGGAGAAGTCGGGATTGCCCGGCGGTTTCGACCAAGGCGCGTTGCGGCCTTGA